The Novosphingobium kaempferiae genome includes a window with the following:
- the gap gene encoding type I glyceraldehyde-3-phosphate dehydrogenase: MAIKVAINGFGRIGRNVARAILERTDHDLELVSINDLASAKANALLFKRDSVHGAFAGTVEVDGDDLIVNGKRIKVTAERDPANLPHAANGIDIALECTGFFTDKVSASKHLEAGAKRVLISAPAKNVDLTVVYGVNHDKLTAEHVVVSNASCTTNCLAPFAKVLHEKIGIERGLMTTIHSYTNDQKILDQIHSDPRRARAGAMNMIPTSTGAAVAVGLVLPDLKGKLDGSSIRVPTPNVSVVDLTFVPQRDTTAEEVNALLKAAAEGELKGVLGYTDEPLVSIDFNHDAHSSTIDSLETAVLEGKLVRVLSWYDNEWGFSNRMVDTAGVMGGLL; this comes from the coding sequence ATGGCGATCAAGGTTGCGATCAACGGTTTCGGACGTATCGGGCGTAATGTCGCCCGCGCCATTCTCGAGCGTACCGACCATGACCTCGAGCTGGTGTCGATCAACGACCTCGCCAGCGCCAAGGCCAATGCCCTCCTCTTCAAGCGCGACAGCGTCCATGGTGCGTTTGCGGGCACCGTCGAAGTCGACGGCGACGACCTGATCGTCAACGGCAAGCGCATCAAGGTGACTGCCGAGCGCGATCCGGCGAACCTGCCGCACGCCGCCAACGGCATCGACATCGCGCTGGAATGCACCGGCTTCTTCACCGACAAGGTGTCGGCCTCGAAGCATCTCGAAGCGGGCGCCAAGCGCGTGCTGATCTCGGCACCGGCCAAGAACGTCGACCTGACCGTCGTCTACGGCGTCAACCATGACAAGCTGACCGCGGAGCACGTCGTCGTCTCGAACGCGTCGTGCACCACCAACTGCCTGGCGCCGTTCGCCAAGGTTCTGCACGAGAAGATCGGTATCGAGCGTGGCCTGATGACCACGATCCACTCGTACACCAACGATCAGAAGATCCTCGACCAGATCCACTCCGATCCGCGCCGTGCCCGCGCCGGTGCGATGAACATGATCCCGACCAGCACCGGCGCCGCCGTCGCCGTCGGCCTCGTTCTGCCGGACCTCAAGGGCAAGCTCGACGGTTCGTCGATCCGCGTGCCGACCCCGAACGTCTCGGTCGTCGACCTGACCTTCGTGCCGCAGCGCGACACCACCGCCGAGGAAGTCAACGCTCTGCTCAAGGCCGCTGCGGAAGGCGAGCTGAAGGGCGTGCTCGGCTACACCGACGAGCCGCTGGTCTCGATCGACTTCAACCACGATGCGCACTCGTCGACCATCGACAGCCTCGAAACCGCCGTGCTCGAAGGCAAGCTGGTGCGCGTGCTTTCGTGGTACGACAACGAGTGGGGCTTCTCCAACCGCATGGTCGACACGGCCGGCGTAATGGGCGGCCTGCTTTGA
- the tkt gene encoding transketolase: MTLASDRLAPMANAIRALSMDAVQAANSGHPGMPMGMADVATVLFSKFLKFDPAQPKWADRDRFVLSAGHGSMLIYSLLHLTGYASPTLEDIRNFRQLGSVCAGHPENFLIEGVECTTGPLGQGVAMAVGMAMAERHLAATFGDDLVDHNTWVIAGDGCLMEGVNHEAIGLAGTLKLGRLKVLWDDNKITIDGDASLSTSEDIPARYRASGWDVFDCDGHDFADIERALGQAAASDKPTLVACRTLIGKGAPNKQGGHDVHGSPLGAAEIEAAREYLGWTSAPFEIPAQIAEDWHLVGKRGTAARREWEARLAGHPKKAEFERRMAGDLPSGDEAAKTFASWLESETTVATRKASENALNVLAPLVPEMVGGSADLTGSNNTKAKCQSAFNADDYSGRYVYYGIREFGMSAAMNGMALHGGVIPYGGTFLIFSDYARNAIRMSALQQTRVIYVLTHDSIGLGEDGPTHQPVEQVMSLRLIPNLNVFRPADVIETAEAWQIAISTPETPSVLALTRQNLPQLRTSGEMLTARGAYTLRHAEGDRKVILIATGSEVELAVKVRDALQGQGIGADVVSMPCMELFEAQDASYKHEVLPNDPSIVRVSIEAGVTHGWERFTAFSRNGGLNIGLDRFGASAPAKVLFERFGFTVDAIVPQILEKLSA, encoded by the coding sequence ATGACCCTCGCTTCCGACCGTCTCGCGCCGATGGCCAACGCCATCCGGGCGCTTTCGATGGATGCGGTCCAGGCTGCCAACAGTGGCCACCCCGGCATGCCGATGGGCATGGCCGACGTCGCGACGGTGCTCTTCTCGAAGTTCCTCAAGTTCGATCCGGCGCAGCCCAAGTGGGCCGACCGCGACCGTTTCGTGCTGTCGGCGGGCCACGGCTCGATGCTGATCTACTCGCTGCTGCACCTGACCGGTTACGCCAGCCCGACGCTGGAAGACATCCGCAACTTCCGTCAGCTCGGCTCGGTCTGCGCGGGTCACCCCGAGAACTTCCTCATCGAAGGTGTCGAATGCACCACCGGCCCGCTGGGCCAAGGTGTTGCGATGGCGGTCGGCATGGCGATGGCCGAGCGTCACCTTGCCGCTACCTTCGGTGACGATCTGGTCGACCACAACACGTGGGTTATCGCCGGTGACGGCTGCCTCATGGAAGGCGTCAACCATGAGGCGATCGGCCTTGCCGGTACGCTCAAGCTGGGTCGTCTCAAAGTCCTGTGGGACGACAACAAGATCACGATCGATGGCGACGCTTCGCTTTCGACTTCGGAGGACATCCCGGCGCGCTACCGCGCTTCGGGCTGGGACGTGTTCGATTGCGACGGCCACGATTTCGCCGACATCGAGCGCGCGCTGGGTCAGGCTGCGGCTTCGGACAAGCCCACTCTCGTCGCCTGCCGCACGCTGATCGGCAAGGGCGCGCCCAACAAGCAGGGCGGCCACGACGTCCACGGCTCGCCGCTGGGCGCTGCCGAGATCGAGGCTGCACGCGAGTATCTCGGCTGGACTTCGGCTCCGTTCGAGATCCCGGCTCAGATCGCTGAGGACTGGCACCTCGTCGGCAAGCGCGGCACCGCTGCGCGCCGCGAATGGGAAGCCCGTCTTGCGGGCCACCCGAAGAAGGCCGAGTTCGAGCGCCGCATGGCCGGTGACCTGCCTTCGGGCGACGAAGCCGCGAAGACTTTCGCAAGCTGGCTCGAAAGCGAGACCACCGTCGCCACCCGCAAGGCATCCGAGAACGCCCTCAACGTTCTCGCGCCGCTGGTGCCGGAGATGGTTGGCGGCTCTGCTGACCTCACCGGTTCGAACAATACCAAGGCGAAGTGCCAGTCGGCCTTCAATGCCGACGACTATTCGGGGCGCTATGTCTACTACGGCATCCGCGAATTCGGCATGTCGGCGGCGATGAACGGCATGGCGCTGCACGGCGGCGTAATCCCCTACGGCGGCACCTTCCTGATCTTCTCGGACTATGCCCGCAACGCGATCCGCATGTCGGCGCTGCAGCAGACCCGCGTGATCTATGTTCTCACACACGATTCCATCGGTCTCGGTGAAGACGGTCCGACGCACCAGCCGGTCGAGCAGGTGATGTCGCTGCGCCTGATCCCGAACCTGAACGTGTTCCGTCCGGCCGACGTGATCGAGACCGCCGAAGCCTGGCAGATCGCGATTTCGACGCCCGAGACTCCCTCGGTTCTCGCGCTGACCCGCCAGAACCTGCCGCAGCTGCGCACTTCGGGCGAGATGCTCACCGCGCGCGGCGCTTATACGCTTCGTCATGCGGAGGGCGACCGCAAGGTCATCCTCATCGCGACCGGTTCGGAAGTCGAGCTGGCGGTAAAGGTGCGTGACGCTCTGCAGGGCCAGGGTATCGGCGCAGACGTCGTCTCGATGCCGTGCATGGAACTGTTCGAGGCGCAGGACGCATCGTACAAGCATGAAGTGCTGCCCAACGATCCGTCGATCGTGCGCGTCTCGATCGAGGCAGGCGTGACACACGGTTGGGAGCGCTTCACCGCATTCAGCCGCAATGGCGGCCTCAACATCGGTCTGGACCGCTTCGGCGCGTCGGCCCCGGCAAAGGTTCTGTTCGAGCGCTTCGGCTTCACCGTCGATGCGATCGTGCCGCAGATTCTGGAAAAGCTCAGCGCCTAA
- a CDS encoding cell division protein ZapA translates to MGNVTLSIGGRDFALACADGEEAHILRLARLIDAKVATAGVVGQTESRMLLFASLMLADELHELRNRPTEPAPAAEATIPPDLAQRLDAVAARVENLADLLESDAPSA, encoded by the coding sequence ATGGGCAACGTCACGCTTTCGATCGGTGGCCGCGATTTCGCCCTCGCCTGTGCAGATGGCGAGGAAGCGCATATCCTGCGGCTCGCGCGGCTCATCGACGCCAAAGTCGCGACCGCAGGTGTCGTCGGACAAACCGAATCGCGGATGCTGCTGTTTGCCTCCCTGATGCTCGCTGACGAGCTTCATGAGTTGCGCAATCGCCCGACAGAGCCGGCCCCGGCTGCGGAAGCAACAATCCCTCCCGATCTGGCCCAGCGCCTCGACGCGGTTGCCGCGCGCGTTGAAAATCTTGCAGACCTTCTTGAGAGTGACGCGCCAAGCGCCTAA
- a CDS encoding 5-formyltetrahydrofolate cyclo-ligase — protein sequence MRKRYRQARAEHVEALPQNLRALILNRPPAPVLAMIPADATVGLYHPSGSEAPALGWARWLSENGHRVALPFFPARDAAMEFRIWGNPWDDELLEAGPWRAMQPSLHDEAVVPDIVIVPLVAFTADGHRLGQGGGHYDRWLAAHPDVTAIGLAWDCQLAEELPVEPHDRPLAAIVTPTRIYNA from the coding sequence TTGCGCAAGCGTTATCGCCAGGCTCGCGCGGAACATGTCGAGGCGCTGCCGCAGAACCTGCGCGCGCTGATACTGAACCGCCCCCCTGCTCCGGTGCTGGCGATGATCCCCGCGGACGCGACGGTCGGACTGTACCATCCGTCAGGCTCCGAGGCCCCTGCCCTTGGCTGGGCGCGCTGGCTGTCTGAAAACGGCCACCGGGTCGCCTTGCCGTTCTTCCCGGCACGCGATGCGGCGATGGAATTTCGTATCTGGGGCAACCCGTGGGACGATGAGTTGCTGGAAGCCGGGCCTTGGCGAGCCATGCAGCCTTCGCTTCACGACGAAGCTGTCGTACCGGACATCGTGATCGTCCCGCTGGTCGCATTCACCGCAGACGGCCATCGGCTAGGCCAAGGCGGCGGCCACTATGACCGCTGGCTGGCCGCACACCCCGATGTCACTGCAATCGGGCTTGCATGGGACTGCCAGTTGGCCGAGGAACTGCCCGTCGAACCACACGACCGGCCTCTGGCCGCCATCGTCACGCCGACACGGATATATAACGCATAA
- a CDS encoding DUF2842 domain-containing protein, translated as MRETPTWRIPFGVLLLVIALGVYAIAIASFVPSLIGGWNALAQTPIYIVLGVVWLLPLKRFLIWMETGRWSAPAVTK; from the coding sequence ATGCGCGAGACACCGACCTGGCGAATCCCCTTCGGGGTACTCCTGCTGGTCATCGCGCTGGGCGTTTATGCAATCGCCATCGCCAGCTTCGTCCCGAGCCTGATCGGAGGCTGGAATGCGCTCGCGCAGACGCCGATCTACATCGTTCTCGGCGTCGTGTGGCTGCTGCCGCTGAAGCGATTCCTGATCTGGATGGAAACCGGGCGATGGAGCGCCCCGGCCGTGACCAAATGA
- a CDS encoding YdeI/OmpD-associated family protein has protein sequence MGRDPRVDEYIAKAADFARPILEHLREVAHRALPRAEEAIKWGMPHFLVNGKNVAGMAAFKAHCTFVIHGDGRQGDAMGQFGRIGSITDLSDETELAKKLQAARERVESSGTAVRTVRKPKAEIPMQEDFLAALDALPAAKASYEAFTPAQRRDYLEWITEAKTEGTRARRIAQAVEWLAEGKKRNWKYENC, from the coding sequence ATGGGTAGGGATCCGCGGGTAGACGAGTATATCGCCAAGGCCGCGGATTTTGCCCGCCCGATTCTGGAGCATTTGCGCGAGGTTGCCCATCGCGCGCTCCCCAGAGCTGAGGAGGCGATCAAGTGGGGCATGCCGCATTTCCTCGTGAACGGAAAGAACGTCGCCGGAATGGCGGCGTTCAAGGCGCACTGCACTTTCGTCATTCACGGTGACGGCAGGCAGGGCGACGCGATGGGCCAATTCGGGCGCATCGGTTCGATAACGGACCTGTCTGACGAAACTGAACTCGCGAAGAAACTGCAGGCCGCGCGTGAGCGCGTCGAGAGCAGCGGCACGGCCGTGCGGACCGTCCGCAAGCCCAAGGCCGAAATTCCCATGCAGGAAGATTTCTTGGCAGCCCTTGATGCTCTGCCTGCCGCCAAGGCCAGCTACGAAGCCTTCACGCCTGCGCAGCGGCGAGACTACCTCGAATGGATCACCGAGGCGAAGACCGAAGGTACGCGTGCCAGGCGTATCGCACAGGCCGTAGAATGGCTTGCCGAGGGCAAGAAGCGCAACTGGAAGTACGAGAACTGCTGA
- a CDS encoding dihydrolipoamide acetyltransferase family protein — protein MGRYIFRLPDIGEGIAEAEIVAWHVKVGDTVEEDGRLADMMTDKATVEMESPVSGTVIEVAGAEGDMIAIGSPLVVIEIEGAGNEDGAKNIGAPAPKAQVAEERIEVETSDAGDIDRAVAGASTSSGQADVAQEPVKASEPKPAPAQAEPVEARAPTPAPKTGSHAKVLASPAVRKRAKDLGIDLGEVRPADDGRVRHGDLDAFLSYNASGGFQPAGMKGKDEQVRVIGLRRRIAENMAASKRNIPHFAYVEEYDVTALEETRAQLNAGRGDRPKLTMLPFLITAICKLLPRYPMLNAHYDDEAGVVTRYGSVHLGMAAQTPGGLMVPVIRGAQDRNLWQLATEITRLANAARDGSAKSSELSGSTITVTSLGPMGGVATTPVINRPEVAIIGPNRIVERPMFVKGADGIERIEKRKLMNISMSCDHRVVDGWDAASFAQDLRKLIEAPALILAG, from the coding sequence ATGGGACGCTATATTTTCCGGCTCCCCGACATCGGGGAAGGCATCGCCGAGGCCGAGATCGTCGCCTGGCACGTCAAGGTGGGCGACACCGTCGAGGAAGACGGCCGCCTTGCCGACATGATGACCGACAAGGCCACCGTCGAGATGGAAAGCCCGGTCTCGGGCACAGTGATCGAGGTGGCGGGCGCCGAAGGCGACATGATCGCCATCGGCTCGCCGCTCGTGGTGATCGAGATCGAAGGGGCAGGGAACGAGGATGGCGCCAAGAATATTGGGGCGCCCGCTCCCAAGGCCCAGGTGGCCGAGGAGCGGATCGAGGTGGAAACGTCGGACGCGGGCGATATCGACAGGGCCGTTGCCGGTGCTTCGACAAGCTCGGGACAAGCGGATGTAGCGCAAGAGCCTGTCAAAGCGTCTGAGCCGAAACCCGCTCCCGCTCAGGCTGAGCCTGTCGAAGCCCGCGCGCCTACACCCGCGCCAAAGACCGGCTCCCACGCCAAGGTTCTCGCGAGCCCTGCCGTGCGCAAGCGCGCGAAGGATCTGGGCATCGACCTTGGCGAAGTCCGCCCCGCCGACGATGGGCGGGTGCGCCATGGCGATCTCGATGCATTTCTGTCCTATAACGCCAGCGGCGGCTTCCAGCCTGCAGGCATGAAGGGCAAGGACGAGCAGGTCCGCGTGATCGGCCTGCGCCGTCGTATTGCCGAGAACATGGCGGCATCCAAGCGCAACATCCCGCACTTCGCCTATGTCGAAGAGTACGATGTCACCGCGCTGGAGGAGACTCGCGCTCAGCTGAATGCCGGGCGTGGTGATCGGCCCAAGCTGACGATGCTGCCGTTCCTGATCACGGCGATCTGCAAGCTGTTGCCCAGGTACCCGATGCTCAACGCGCATTACGATGACGAGGCGGGCGTGGTGACGCGCTATGGCTCGGTCCATCTGGGCATGGCCGCGCAGACGCCCGGCGGCCTCATGGTGCCGGTGATCCGCGGCGCGCAGGATCGCAACCTGTGGCAGCTTGCGACCGAAATCACCCGCCTTGCCAATGCGGCGCGCGATGGGTCGGCGAAGTCTTCCGAGCTTTCGGGTTCGACGATCACCGTCACGTCGCTCGGACCGATGGGCGGCGTTGCGACTACGCCAGTCATCAATCGCCCGGAAGTCGCCATCATCGGCCCCAATCGCATCGTCGAGCGACCGATGTTCGTGAAGGGCGCCGATGGCATCGAGCGGATCGAGAAGCGCAAGCTCATGAATATCTCGATGAGCTGCGATCATCGTGTGGTAGACGGCTGGGATGCGGCGAGCTTCGCGCAGGATCTCAGGAAGCTGATCGAGGCGCCTGCGCTGATCCTCGCAGGATAG